The window CCATGCGAAATGAAAACTTTTACATTCGGGTGACCTGTAACGATAtgcctttattttaatattattaatagcttGTAGATCAGTACAACATGGgcaaaaaatagttatatcataaataatggTACTCCTATACTTCTCCATACTAATAACAAACGATCTAATCTCAGGACCTACTGGTTCGAATTGGAAAATTATCTTTGTGTTGCAATCCCTTATCGAGGAAGGCTATTACATAACATCATGTACGATCAACGTCAACATCAACATGGGTGAAATCGCAGGACACAGCTAGTAATGTACTAaggtaaaacaataaaaattcatgtattaaaatttgtagtaATATCTGATTCAGCTACTAAACTGCCTCTgtgtgaatattatttataatacttacacAATGTTTTGTACTGAGGTATCCAATCCATCGTGAAGACATTTTCTGGGACTGTTAGATTGCTGGATAGCAGCGCTCGATTCATTTTCACTAGGAAAATTTGAGGCAATTGCGACATCACGTGAAATATTTGTGCGAGTTTGTCAGACGGTATTGTTTCTATCCGTGACATGGATCCAAAACTCCAGTATACAACACCTTCGTTActattatctaaaatattttgcaaattctGCAACAGACAAAAACAAAGAATGAATAATGAGttgtttaacataaaatgGTCAGATAAAACcggttttgtttaatattttaatttactcaaTTCACACAATGAAGATCGTGTGTGCAATCTTACGCTATCGTTGTCCAAAAGGTCTTAGGTGCTACGTCGATAATATGATACGATAGATCTTTGACGCTAGACAGCATAATTTGggttaattattgttatttaccaCAATGAAGTCATAATATTTAAGGACTGAAAagtcataaaataacattatataacaatcaaatactatgcaatattattaaaagtaccAAATGGAGATTGTAACAATTATCAACAGGGAAAAGTCACCTTTGGCATGGCCTGCGCGTCGTTGAGATGCAGTCCACCGACTTCTACCAGAGCGGGGACTAAAGGTCGCACTTCATTTATACTAAAGTGACTGTTTGACAGAATCAAACTATAATTTTGTGCTAATGTTTCCAATTTATCGCCGGGTCCAAACATTCTGTCTGCAATTgcctaaacaataaaataatatgttagttattcaatgaaatttgtactTTTGTTGCTAATCCTCAATCTACGATAAAAGTGAAGGATTTCGTTAATTCGACTTTTATTTCCAAGCTGTATAATTAAACCTTACCTGGGAAGCTGCCTGCGACTTGTAtcggtaaattattttagccCAGTTGATAGCGATAGTGTTCAAGAAACgttcaaatatattcattttttgaCCGTAGCCTGTGACATAAGCTGGAATATAAGATGGTCCTTCTGGATTCGCGATTTGGTCGTTCACCCACGGCAACGGTACACTTGACAGTAATCCTACGACTGGTGCGTCAAACCTTTTCCCAAATGGTAGAAAACATTCGCTCCCGAACACTTCAATTATAATCAGGTCGAACTTCTCCGTAGAGTTCAGTAACGATATGACTCCAGGCATTTGGGATACAACCTCACACGCATGGAGGCACTCTTTTATGATCTGTTCCAAATTACGAACGAAATTAGGTTTGATCGTGGGTTGCTGCTTCGTCAAGTTATTCGTTATTTCAGGTATCGTTCCTTCTAAACTAATCTGCTCCATATTCGACGGTGGATGTTTctgtaaacaaacataaaataaagtatattatgtcATTGTTCGTGGGATGacaaatattaatcatttcaAGATTTCTCGACACGAAGGCACGAACGCGTGCCGCGCGATAAGACTGGAGGATAACCAGACATTAGAGGTCAtataggaataaaatatacagatttctttaataaaacaatttcttctTCGACATTCCAGCGCGAAAAATtagattctatttttaaaacttgtacaatttaaaattttaattatcaccTTTTTGTCTTTCAATAATGACCAACTTAGAAAAACATGCGAACATCAACAACAACacattcaatttcaatatacCTATTACGAAAATGATACTTTATGTATAACAGACttcttattaaaatctataagaGAATTGggaattgcatattttataagaaaataaaattaattttcgtatattataatatagtatagttttaagtttttcttaACCACACAtgctgtttttatatttatttatactttcttattttgttgttCTCTGAAACTACCTATAAATGTAAGAACGGAAAATGTTATTCGAAGAAAATatgacaattaaaatattataataaggacATTTTCAGCAGAGaaataataacagtttttgttttaataaaattttaattttaaagttcaaATTACCAaagttagttatttaattaagttctTTATTTAACTTTCCTTTCAAAGTTTTCAAACCACTAATGTTGCATAATGATAAATGAATGCACCACTATCTATTACGtcctatttattaacattcagTTGATGTTCATGTTAATGTTAAAAGCATCACCGGATGCGTTATTTTTGAactttcgttttattttattattattttttttttacaaaatttagattaacaaaaataaaaagacataCCGAGGGAAAGTGTGTGATGACGGTCAAATGATGGTCCCTCTTAACGAGGGCATCAATAATGCGACCGTACATCGCGTAGTGGCTCTTAGTGTTGGTGGGCAACACGGCCAGGATCCTCGCCGCGTGCACTGCGGCGGCGCACAACAGCACCGTACATAGGACCCGCTGCATTCCGCTGTGGCTCGACACTGATTGCATCGACTCACCAAACCAACCACCGGTCCTATGTGACGTCAGCGCGCGATcttcttattatattgtaccATCGGTGCACTGATTAACTCGTTCGCTTTCGtggaaatgtttttgttatttgactTTTCACATCACACATTCACTTCTGTGtagtcataaaatttataatcgaTTTGTGTACCTCAAAGCTGGCTTTAGCATTGCTAACTTCATTTTcccaaaagaaaatattgtttatattttcttttttcttcttctttctataatgtgtaataaaagtgttaaaataaataaatattgggtACAACTTTTATCACTTTATTGCTAGATTGAAAACTAAAGTCCTCTGGCATAAATTgattgtaaatgtttaaattaaaagtttcacaattatttatttaatagatttctTCATTAGCCCTCGTAAAATAAAACCCGCGTTTAGAACAATGCAATAGCAATATTCGATTACCTTGCTGAAGACCGAGTCGTTTGCAGAACCTTTAAACAAGAGTCAAAACCTACTTACTAGATAGGCTAGCGTAGCGCGTAACAGATAGTAGTGAATATGATTGAATTGCTTTCCACTATGCAACAGAAGggtgaatgaaaataagataatGCTTTTCTCCTGCAGTTATGAAGTACAAGTGGAGTCGGACGGTCGGCGGCGTGGGCTGGGGCAGCGAGTGCTGCGCGTGCTTGAGCGGGTGGCGCATGCGACGCGGATGCGCTGCGTGCGGCTCACGGCGCTCACGCACAACCCCTCTGCATCCGCGTTTTTTAGAGCTTGCGGGTAAGTTACGTAGTCACGTGAGGTTAACCTATGACATTTCCAGGAGCCGCTAGCATTTCACCTAACAGGCGAGTTGTTAACGAAAGTAGAGTTTAGTATGTGGCCATGGTAGAATTGTCAAACTTAGAATACGACGTACGAGCTAAAATGTGACAGTTAAAGTGATActccgtttttttttttaacttttgcaCACATGGAACTTCGATCTTCCTAATATTCAAAAGCCTTTGGAAGCATGTTAAAAGTAATAACACTTCGAGGTAATGAACACGTGTAAGACAATCATATACCATTcgattatttttctttatgtttacACCcatgtagtaaataaattaaaatatgtgtaaacATAAAACGGAAACTAATGTTTATCGTTTGCTTTTTGACCTTTTAAAAAGTGTGCTAGTTCTAAAATCACATATCACGTGCGGACATCGGTTACATATTTCATGATAAATCCAACTTTGTTGCGTTTCATTGACGTTTGGTATATTAAGAAATGTcctaagttttattttacaattatatagtttatcaCTCGCGGCTTATATGTCTGtctcagttttttttttactattaactAACAACTATATCACTTTCTAGTTACTAATAACTAATTCTATCCCACTACTTATTATTCATTAGTACTCTATAGTCTCTTACTATTAGTACTTTATAGTACTTtatagtctccccgtgactatgctcgctgtaaagtgttcgaaacgtcgggttaataatataatgaataaatcgcgtttaaaatccgttaaaaagtttttattttctaaatgtataatactcgcgtagaatcaaacacaaggaaatactaacaataaaagaaattaacaagaaaaatgaaaacaagCGAGATTATCGtgaaaaattatgtgttataaatattgtatgtgaCAGTGCAAAATGAAAATCGCCTATGTGTTTGTGTGCGGGGGAGAGGcacattattgttttttattttcttatttttatagcacaCATTCATAATTCCTTTCTACGAAACTAATTACCGACGTTCTTGAGGAGAGAGGTTCCTCTACAGATTCTGGAATAGCGCCAAATGACGATAGTTttctataaacataaaaaacattaataacctcagtcggttgaaaatccaTGGAGCTTTCGAGTAACAcaagcaaaaaaaattgtcgaaTTAAGAACACCATTGTTTTTGCAAAGGTCGTTTAACATCTACAATCCATTCAATGCATTCGGtacttctataaaataaaataaatattctaaaacacATAACaacaacacattttttaattttttatttcataagtagttgtataaaatatcgtCTCAAAAAAgacgtaaaaatatatctaaggaagaataacttaattttttttattataattcttaatgATAATAAGCTGAAGAGATATTTTGCGTAAAGGCGCTAATCTCAGGTACTACAGGCTATCTGtacaacgggcgaagccagggtggacagctataattatattatttcaacagaTATAAATCAAAGATATCAAAACATCGCCGACTGCCGATACCAAATGGTCTGTCTCGGTTGACCCAGTAACCATTCAAAGATAAGGATAGGGTTGTACGTTTATTAAGTTCAGCGAAAGGTCTAGAAATTCAAGACAATGGGAaactgataatatttaaatacatttttatgtcattttgtAATAGTCCACAAAAgaactggtgggtcgcctaatggtaagcactaccaccgcccgtgaacatttttttatactttatgcCTCcgccaattttattattactattttttttttttatgtcatagcgggcagctgagctggtggttcgcttgatggtaagcgatcaccaccgcccataaacattcgcaaaggtagtacctctgtgaatgcgctgcccgcttttatggggtaagggaaaaggaaaggattaacgactgaaaagaaggaaaaattaatttattatgtaaagcaCGGAGAAACGATGATAgaatttatagtaaaaaaaaagaaagtgcCGGGTAGGGTAAGGAAAAGCATACAGACCCCCGGCTCCCAcattcaccgtacgaaacggcattgaaaatatatttttttaatgcttgGCGCCAATTTTTTGTAAGGGTTGTGATACCTTCCCAGATGCAaactggcccaattcttgCCAGAGCGTCGAGCGACATGTACATAAGGGTAAAAATTACGTATATTAAACTAGCATTTGCCCCCTTCCCccttatctattttattatacaatccAACCTTTCCTTCCTTCCTTCCTTTTTAATCACtctacctattaaaaaaaacaccaaaAATTTGTTGCTTAAATCTACAGATCTAAACAGGCATACAGgcggcggaaagcgactttgttttatatcatgtattgatttttatataagctttgtctaaagaaatatatatttagacaaAGAGAATATGAAAGCTATGGttatacatgtaaaaaaagacataatcattttgtagaaaatattcataaatcattTGATTGTATTAATGCAACGCTATGTGCTAAGGCGCGGCACAGCTATTCTGCATGAGGCCTTATGTTTTATCGTGcatttgtttatgaaataacataaaaaaaattgtaatttgataaGGCAATGAACTCAATTAACGCTGCTCAGGGTGAACCGTGAATGAATGCTGGGTCAAACACATTTGACACTATGTGCATTCGATAGATAAAGAATGATACCTAGGTACATTACTTTTTGCGCATCCAACGCTAATTAGTGAAaagatatattacataaaggCTATTACGTAACTTAATTAGTGgcaaataattagataaaacttaaaaaatgtgCACATCGAAgcaatatttatcttatttataatcgCTATGAAAATTTCACACTTTTAgctatactaattttatacatttaataaggaagaaataatttttttcttaattaatgtttgtgaATCCattcatttgatttatttgattataaagtATAGGTAATTTTCTTCAGAGTTAATGTTGGtttctaatggtaaaataTGAAAGCTCCTGGgcggatttaaaaaaaattcaatcggTCAATGGTTTCGAAACCTATTCAAtacaaacattgaaatattccCTCTTTACAATATTCTTATGGATTGATAAGTAAATTTTGGCTTCCCATAATTCAatcaataacttattattttaagggaAAAATTGGTCATCCGTCGTTGCTGTCGTGACAGATTTTTTCTCTAACGCGCTTTATCCACTGAATTTTTTCATTCTTATACAATTGCGCAGATTCTGAAGTCTACACATGACCTGATGATACAGGTGTCCCTTTAAAATAGTAACCTACACAATCAACCCGGATTTATCCGATATGTGTAATTAAAGCGTATGATGTATCGACcgatattttaacatataacaaACTCGCTTTTCGTCAtatgtgtctgtatgcttagatcttttaaagtatataaaatattttgatttttttaatagatagagtaattTTAGTGataggtttatatataaaaacgtagAAAAAAGTAGGGTtttacttcgaatttaacacgtgcgaagccgcgggtaaagGCTAGTTAATAATAGTGTCTTAAATTTCAATGTGATATAATGGTTGAGCGCATATCTCTTGTGGTGTCGCATCCACTGACCGCATATGATACATATTACTACGATATAACGTTCCTCGCGGAAACGCGGACGCCGTCGCCCTATCATTACAAACCAATAACCATTCTCACGCGCAGGCTGCGTGCATACAATTAACgcagattaataaaaaatgttttggtaATATAGTGCATTTATAATGAGGTGATAGTATGTGTAGATATGATGAGTGCACagctataaatacatatagtaGCGTAACTGCGTTGGTACAAACAATAATTGGGCTtcgatttttaatagataatatatggATTTATCTGCTTATAaggtgtattatttaataaattggcaAAGGACTTTAAGCGTTTgtgaattattgaatttattatgatatttgttttacatattaattcataaacaatgttttaaatttatagacaTCATCGATAAAAAGCGAAGATCAAGTCtgaacttaaatttttttatggcatTTTCCAAAGCACGTACTTcttgcaatttatattttattcaacagGTATAGCTTAGATGACACCAGTCCGCCCAAAGAAGAAGCCAATCATTACGAGATTCTCAGCAAATCCACGTGTATGGAGGACGACGGCGACACTCAACCGCACAACACAACATAACTAGCCGGATCgtagcaatattttaaatttagacaaTAAGctcaaaacattaatttgtacaatttttaaattaaatctgtttatGTAATAAGTTATTGATTTCATTCTATCCGTTATTTAATCCCAGTGTgtgaaataattcataatatcgACCATCTTGACCTCTTTAACGCCCTGAATGTCACGagtgaaatattatatcgttTGCGCTTAAATGTTTTGCACTAGCAGAATATTTCatagtgaattaaaaatattaattaaggaCATCATCGTAGTCGAAATTGTTTATACTCGTAATACAATATCGATTAAACTAAATGTTCTATGCCTAACATTTGAAGAATCTCTaatgtagaaaaaataataatgatagtatagatatagtaGATACAAAGCATGCAACATTATtcgataaattaaaagaatagaaaagaaatttAGCGTAAAGCGAGCCAAATTgtagaagaaattaaattgctGCAGTGGGTCATGGAAACCTAAGCGGCTcaagtgaataataaaaaatttcttaaattaaaaagaaaaaaagacttaaatatacacataGTACGTCTACAAATTTCATCCATTCTTTCATTCATAATTAGTAGAATAGgcttttcattacattttatagttaATTCTCATCATAGatcgttaatttatattcataatgttCACTATTTATCTACTAAGTTAACTCTTGGGGTCCTAGTGACCCGTAACACATGTATTCTATACTTATCAGCACCATATAACAGTCataagcaataaatttaatttaacaatatatacttatatactatTTCCTAATAGTAGGTTTATATAACCAAACATATAACTGACTTGAATCGTATGTAGGTATCATCGGAATACGCGGAGGGAAAAATTACACTGCATATAACTATTTGCAAAGCCACTATAGCCTCACACTGTGGCTCAGGTCTCGGACTTCATTCGAAAAGACGGGAGGGTTCGAAAGAATGCAAGAAATTTTTTAcagaattgatttttttaccacgaggcgggattctcatttataaagcatttcaatattataaaacttaaaattaaacaaatagatttttcagtttatctgcatattaattatatcaccAATGTTCGATACAGAGAAGGAAAACATTGAGGGGACAGTGCCAACGGCGAGTGGTGGACCTGTATATCCCGATGATGAAATcataatcaaaattttgttCTCGATCTTCGATGGGAACAAAAACAatagctgatgatgatgacacgCATGACTTAATttcgtatgtatgtataagcGAATGACTGCACCTTCATATCGCACTTGCGTCAGTGAAACTGAACAATACACATCAGCGGcttaatatataagaagaatAAAAACTTCAGAAAAAACCTAAACTTTTAACTCTTTAATATTCGTAGCATTTATATACGGACTGTATCCTTTGTACCATGGTTGCAGTTTGAACGTTCTAGAAAGGTAGGACACAAAAGGCTGATCAACTGACTGCCCTTAATTAGTGAGCTTAGTGTTCTGTTATGTGCAATGAATATTAgatatacaaaagaaaatagtgataaatttaaacatttcttgATATGCATTATTATGGGGTAAGTTCCAACACTCGTCTAAactcataattaaattatgataatatgtaattgattatataatttgataaaatatttaaatataattaattgacatACTACATGTTAATGTGTTGTATAGTATGTCTTTACAACCGCACAATGATATTACCTCCTGTATATAAGGTCATGATTTAACGTTGCTATAGGAACGGGCATATaagataattcatttttaattacattaccGTATCCACGTAGGTCACGATCAACATATATCGGTGCCAGTTATTTTCTtcgtatcattaaaatatttcgaatatgtataattaatgtcGTTTAAGAATTTAGagattcatttaaaaagagaAGATACTTAAGTGTGTTTAAAATTGAGAAACTACCTCCTGGGCTGGAATGTGTGAAAAGTAATAACATTTTCGCAACGAACTTTTATGACTAACAACAGCCCATAAAGATAAAAGTCCAATATGACAGCATTGTCTATGATAATCGTCGCCCTAAGAATAAGAATGAAATATACTCTTCCTTATAACGCTTAAATAGATTGAAAaatcctaaaaa is drawn from Zerene cesonia ecotype Mississippi chromosome 8, Zerene_cesonia_1.1, whole genome shotgun sequence and contains these coding sequences:
- the LOC119828671 gene encoding UDP-glucosyltransferase 2-like, which codes for MQSVSSHSGMQRVLCTVLLCAAAVHAARILAVLPTNTKSHYAMYGRIIDALVKRDHHLTVITHFPSKHPPSNMEQISLEGTIPEITNNLTKQQPTIKPNFVRNLEQIIKECLHACEVVSQMPGVISLLNSTEKFDLIIIEVFGSECFLPFGKRFDAPVVGLLSSVPLPWVNDQIANPEGPSYIPAYVTGYGQKMNIFERFLNTIAINWAKIIYRYKSQAASQAIADRMFGPGDKLETLAQNYSLILSNSHFSINEVRPLVPALVEVGGLHLNDAQAMPKNLQNILDNSNEGVVYWSFGSMSRIETIPSDKLAQIFHVMSQLPQIFLVKMNRALLSSNLTVPENVFTMDWIPQYKTLCHPNVKVFISHGGLLGTQEAVACGVPMLILPLYADQALNARAMKDRGLSLTLTLQEITKDTLKEALQNLLSDHRFKENALKIRERFLDRPMPPLETSVYWIEYVLRHKGASHLRSPALDLSLTQYLLLDVLIICVTLTAMTTYILYKLFRYLCTRCIRWWPKQAMAQKTLFRKSITILHTFMWVYKIKTN